TGAGAGCCCTGAGAGGAAATTAAGCGGGAGAGAATTTGATTCTCTTGGTTGGATGATGCATTGCATCCAGTTGAGAGATCATTCTGTGTACGATTTTTGGAGTGGAAGGTGCTTCTCGGATCGAAGCTAATAAATTCAAAGATAGCTTCTCAGTTTCGCGACCCTGGTCACGACACCGACCTCGGACGCTCCTCTTTGGGTATATCTTCTACATCAGTAGCTTCTTCGTACCGTTTTAGTGTACGGATCACGAATCGTCCATTGATAGAAAGCGGTTTGGGCGACAATTGTCACACGCTTCTCGTACAGACCGATCTTCATCGTTCTGCGAAACTGCGAAACATGACGAGCGTGGAGAAGGGACATTACCAGTAGTAGCTGGTAGTAGTGGCGATTTAACTGACAGAACCTATGGCTATACTGGGTAGTTCGATGAATAATATAGCATTTGCAAATATAATAATCATAATACAAAATAACTTTATTGCTTCGGAAATCGTTTTCGAATTCACCTAGTGGAGGTTGGCCATATAATAAAATTGCGATATATAATTAAATTTAGAACGCACCAGCTctttgagaaaataaaattctagTTTTACGATAACGGTAACTTATACTCCCTATAATTTAAAGTATCTAACAAAAACAGCCAACCTCTGTTTCTCTCTTACTTAACTTAATATTTTGGCATGTGGAGCGAATTACTCTACGAACTTTACAAATATGTACACAGCAAGTATCGTGCGTCAGCCAGATACTAACGTTTTGCTTAGGTTGCACCTACTAAAGCTGAAATACCGCGCTGACCAGCAGCAGGATCAATAGGGTACCGGAAATCCTGACCCTCGAACTTCCACCGTCTTCTTCCTCGTCTCCGATTGTACTCAATCGATCTTGTGGATCGTCTGTGGTAGCTTCCTCCGGTGGTGGATCAATGGGGTTGAAGAACTCGAAGTTCTTATGATTGAACGCATAGATGGCAAAGGTTTGGAGGTTCGCTACTGTGCTGGAAAGCATCAGTTGAACGTTCTGCTGATTGGTTGAATAGCTGAAAGGTTACAGAGCAGgtttcaatatgggtatcgttGTAAAAATCGTTCCGAACACTTACTCAACAGTCGAGTAGAACTGATAGTGATCCGTATCTAGTGAGTGCAGCATATCGTCGAGCGAGTTTGGCATCACAAGTGTCCCGTTGGCGACGAATTTGCCCGAAATGGTGATTTCGTTAAATTCAATGTAGTTTGAGTTTTCATTCATCGGAAGCCCACAGCTCGCGAGCGATTCATTGCGACAGGAAATGATCCCACAGGTTGAAATGTGTGCATCGGCGTACCCCTGGAATGTTCGGATACCATCGAACACCGCAAACCGGTAGTGGTGCGTGATATCTCGGTCGGGAATCACCGCTAGGGTAACGCTGAAATCACAGCAAAAGTCCCCATTGCAGATGATTTGACCAATTTGATCATTGTACTGCATGGGGTTGATCTGCATCGTTGTGTACTGTTCCAAAGTGTCACTGAACATGCTTATATCCTCGAGGAACTTCCCGTGCAGTCGTCCCGAGACGGTGTCAGCAGTGTAGAACTGCTGATGGTTCGTCTTGGGTATATCATGGATTTTTGGAACACGGACAGGAAACAGCGACCTGGAAGAAATAAGGTTTGCTTATGATTCGTCCGACGTAGGAAGATCAATGTACCTAACCTAGTATTTTCGCCTGTCATGAAGGAAAACACAGCCCCATTGCGTCCATTGAATACACCGGTGCCGGTGCTTCCAGCGGTATTGAAGTTCGCCCCGGACGCAATCAAATTGACGTTGTTTGCGTACGCCCAGCTTTCGTAAGCTTGCGTCGCCGTCAGGAATGGGGGTTCCGAAATCCACATGGATGGCAGCACGAAATCCTTTACATCGCGCTTCACCAGCTCCAACGCCGGCTGGGCAAATAGCAAATCAAAACAGGTGAGCACTCCAAACGTCACCCCGAAATCAGTCTCGAAGGTTACAATCTCCGGCAGATGGGTGGTGTTGGTGCCAGCCTCTCCGAACAGGTTGAACTTACGGTATCGCGCTATCACAGCTCCGTTGCGGTCGAATACGACGTTCGTGTTGTACCGGTGGAACCCATGGGGCCCACACGGTCGGGGATCTTCCGAGGGCGACAACTCGCAGTCGAATATTTCGGAAAGGTTTATCACAATATATTTGCCCGCGTCGGCCGCCAGACAGGATAGACGCGAAAGCATCTCCGGAGAATCTGTCCGGCATGGCACGATGGAGTCCTGTGGGTCCGGGACGTACACCGGATCCGAGAGGGTGTTGAGGGTGAGCTCGGGGAAGACCAGTATATCGACGGGCTGTTGGGTGTGGATGGAAACGTAGAGAAACATTAGTGGTTTGAAGTATGATGACCAAACAATTGAGACTGTTCTATTTCAGTCTCAATTATTTGAATCACTTCGATCTGTATTTTTGGGTTCGAAAATGCATTTATTTGGAGGCAAAACGAGGTAACAGATTATTTAATCCTATCTTGTAGGACCTGCCTTATATTTCCACGTTCATTTTATCCATTCGTCAGAGATTTTCGAAAATCATCCATATCTGCCACAGACTTAAACCTGTGAACTGTTGAATCGACTTTCAGTTTTCATTAGTGAGCCAAGAAAGACAAACTAATCGACAACTTCGTCTCCGTTACATTACAACGTCAAGACTAACAGGGATTCTGTTACGTTCAgctaacgttttttttttagttttggacGCATTAAtcccaaaaattccaaaatccgttaATACTGTTACGTTCCTGAAACTGAGCTTCGAGAAACTCATAGTTCGGCTTTCCGTGCTACTGCTGGATTCGCCTCGAGCAAATGGAGTCTGCCGACATTCGAGACATTGTTATCTGGATTTATATGTGATTAACTGTTCTGTTTTAGTTATGGACAATTCAATGTTGTAATACTTTTTTAGATTCTGAAATATttactatgtaaaatgaaaatctagagaTTGAACATGTAACGGAaaagtgaaatatttcgaatgcttaaccTTCTGTCATTTTTTGAAAGATCGCAGAGATGTCTGCATCAATCGAATGGAAACATTTCTACGCAATTATTGCATTAAACAACGTTAcacattttttgaaacaaactattgatgattgaaaaatcaatcGTCAAATATTTGCTTTGATGCCATGCGGATCGACCGCGTTCAAGTCGTTCGATCCGGAATGCATGCTCAGAACATGCACAATGCATGTCCTATGCAGTGCAAGGAAGAAAGGAAATACTTGCAACTTGCCAATAAATTGGAAATCAATTGCGCAGTCAATCGCTTTTCGTATGGTGAGGAGTAAATTTTAGAACTGAGTTTTTATGAAGCTGCGAGagaattgattttgattttgatcttGCCCTTTTTCaagtctagaggcgaatgaatttaGAAGCTTAAAGATGAAGAAGGCACATTTTTCGCCTATTATTACTCTGCAAAAGCTTGTTTTTCAACCCTTCACATTAAAAACATAGGGCTGGCCgggtatggaagtaaaaagtgccccaaaccaagatgtgtggactaaaggtgtgaccgtgtcgtcaataagtgcgcgaggggaaacggtataaacatacagaggactgtggaaaaggatttgactgcaaatagagatgtctaaatttttcgtttattcgattgtcgattaattggggggtcatttttaaatattcggttcattcgaataatcgtctttcaatattcgattaatcgagcgaatatttattttttgtaatataaaagaacagacatttataataaaaaaatatgatgtcataattttaaaagtcacattaaatatattttttttaacatggtgcagaataatggtttttgaatgaaattgtatttcagtatattgataaatttaccgtttcatgattttttgaggccgattgaaaaaagagcacaccatgaaaatgatgcacaatatttttattgtttattattaaattacctgttcctcggatgttgttgaaataactgattcgtttgaatatttttgctTGGTCCctatagctactagttcaaaagaggtacactctgcccaacttctataagaccaccctaattctatttcgttgcaacacaaacagttagcatttcaacaagatacattcatacatcgttgaatgcttagaataaagtacatttaacgtcaatttcgttcaaaagagttgtttgttcatttattgtgcttaaatatgataatttcagctgtccagtttctataagacaacttcaaaattcataagtattatcaatgaaaaattcaaaacgatcggctgatttatatgtcaataattggaaaccttgccatttcgactaataaccttgaaaattcgtatTGGAATATTATTTAGCAAATTCTGGTATGCTGGTATCaacagtagcattgttttgctggaatgtgaatttttcgtGATGATATCCACGCATAAAcgataggagagaggattccagaacatgtgtgcgatccttgaatgatgtgaaagctattttgagctttccggttgcacagaatcccgcccaaaccatgcacgagcctccaccaaaattactggttgaaaaatactgctccttcttccgtaaatcacgccagtacccgttgaaaccatgagaACCATCCAACttgaacgtttttttttgtcagtgaagatagcctatacattgaagaaattGTCTTTATGGTATagagcaaaatgtattcttttggaaacattctttgtcacaacataccatgtcccactgtcggttcatgtaagctttggcaaaactcagacgtctcccggtgtgagatggtgtaaaatgaggagctttaaccttttaaaccctcttcatgtgaggattttttaccaaagtttGACGAATTTTCACCCGAGTAGTTGagaagttgaaatattgctttatttacataagcgattttgaggtaatTGAAGCTGTACTAACTATtttccgcttatcccggtcagagagcttcggtttacgtggagctctctcctccTTACCGTATCTTTGAGGATtcaccaaataattgagcactactggaTGGAATCGCCCAattcgacgagcaatttctctgatatcaacattttcttggtgaaatgcatcgatttgtctatcttctctctccgtgagcacgttttccttcggcattttccagtttttgacgtaggactacgtctaaccggaagatatagggggtgaaatggaaatctaggcactgaacaagtaggaaaaaatgcaagatttggaacgcttataactcgagcatttctcaatagatcgcaaaggtttttgcatcaattgataggaaatatatctacgcatctatcataacgaataacatttcatttttcttgagataaataattgaataattgtgaaatatcaagcattgtcaaaatgctctatgtgcccatttttgattggtccattttgtgctcctcaaatcgtaccgatcaaaacgggcaaccagatcagcagcgaaatagaatgaagcacgattggaaaggaaaaagaaaaaaatgaacgaaacattggtcgcagtctcacacatgcgtaattctcgagccagccagtcagcttaaaaatccccgctccgctgccgtaacgatcattctcattcaaaccgtacaccacatcggttcgcatcacaacacatcaacaaaccaacccaagcagccatgtctggacatggtaaaggaggaaaagtgaagggaaaggcaaaatcccgctcgaaccgtgttgatctggagttccccgctaggccgagcgcgttagtaccagtgcaccagtccacctagccggcgttatatagtttcggccgccgaagtgatcgagttggctggtaaagctgctcgcgacgataagaaaacccgcattcagaacagaacacattcggttcggtggacatcaagacaacaggcagttgcagcgagtggcgagtggcaaacgcaatcgcaaaacggcatcaggtagcagtagaaaaaagtttgttctttatacaaactgctttggtggcaaatccagaacaaggcggcatcgagggcgttcgaaatggtttttttcaaaaccacgagtactaagttttctaaattggaaccattccataacacaaggcgcttttcagggccattagaccttccaaaaaagagtttaggaaatacagttcaatgctttctaaaacattatccaaaataataataaaacataaattgattttttcataatttgtttgccagggtctgatgagtatgtgaatttggcagttgttctgagcttattgatagttggggactttcctgattattcaattttcaccaattcttaaattgtttccagattgaaagtttaaagtcgacactgtaccactgtcatcgcaaatgttcaattacaggttaaaatcgcctccaatgcgacactgagtggtgcttcggcacgtcgcattgaatgtaatttactgtacaacatgtcacaaagctggatgggacaTCTTGTtggaattttccaactgtgaaagctgtggcgagtggcaacaaatctctaaacaggaaggtttagccgaacaagatggggatatcgagtgataacaaaagaaACTCTtttgattgaagataattttgtgatcctgaaaaggaccctttttagcctgcatgtgaatccaacgagcgaacaaatcgtaatgaatgtattttttttgccatcgctcccttttaacgctcattcgttcgtctcgttggactcgcccctctggctgagtctgccgatttgtctctatcctgtgagtgtgtaccgctagagtataaaacacgcggaccccaaaaaaatatcttattttctttcaaaccgtaaactcgtgtggttgtacggcatcggcatcgtggacgtaacacaggaggacaagttaagggaaaggcaaagtctcactcgaaccgtgcaggtctccagttcactgttggtcgcattcactgattgctccgcaagggtaacttggccgaacggattggtgccggagcaccagtatacctaacagcggttatagagtttcggccgtcggagtgctcgagttggcttgcaaagctgctcacgacaatcagaaaacccgcatcaagaacagagcagcttcggttcggcgctcatcaaggcaacaataagtttcagtgagtggcaaagtgtttctccggcacgtcgcattaaatgtaatttactgaacaacatgtcacaagctggatgggaagaaattttccaactgtgaaagctgtggcgagtggcaaacgcaatagctaaacagtaaggtttaaccgaacaagatgggaatatcgagtgataacaaaaacacaacaccaaaggttcttttcagaaccacaacatgttcataaagagtaaacagtaaactaatccatttttcaggtagataggtaggagaagaaaataaaacaatatatttaaaatatatatttaacaaaagctgtcccctttgtatagtcctacgtcactccggttatgtccccgacattacccacccgtcttttttttatcaaaacaactaaaacaacggaaaacgtaactgatcttatagaaacttgacagttgaaaaatacgaaaacattcgtttacgcccagcgcttgcacacacacatatgaaaatcatgcagtgtatggtagtcatcaatacctacacactagaatttaaattgaagcattgtttgtttacaacgaCACAGAGCAGCAAGaccatcacctggtcttatagaagttggccTTAGTgtatatttatagaatcattgaccactagtatggtatatttttgtggaggcgatctggcgtagtggtaacatccatacccctcacgcagagatcacgagttcaattctcactcccgacattcgtccaaaaatggaagtaaaagtgacgaacaagcagaaatgtgttgaaagtcactataataaagaaaaaaaagggatATTTTCCTTTCCGGAAGCTGAGACCACCTTCTAGAAGTCCTcatttactcctgcagaccctgaattcttcttcccattctcctccaccaccagggaatcatttttatgctttaaccgtaaatggtttagcatattcgatgaatttcaACGAAACACCATGAaggttaaacaaattttgcactgtattttttgaaaaaaatgttccctttttcattaatcgcgattactttgataattattcgatgatATTTTGATTAGATCATTATTCGATGCAAAATTACTCGAataaa
The Toxorhynchites rutilus septentrionalis strain SRP chromosome 2, ASM2978413v1, whole genome shotgun sequence genome window above contains:
- the LOC129764377 gene encoding vanin-like protein 1 isoform X1, yielding MNGIVYLYGALLFVLSQTELSRQFYQIDHSGGGGLPSSPQDDSYVVGVVEFRPELLDMDIRRRTELHFEAYEQLIRSDDAKPVDILVFPELTLNTLSDPVYVPDPQDSIVPCRTDSPEMLSRLSCLAADAGKYIVINLSEIFDCELSPSEDPRPCGPHGFHRYNTNVVFDRNGAVIARYRKFNLFGEAGTNTTHLPEIVTFETDFGVTFGVLTCFDLLFAQPALELVKRDVKDFVLPSMWISEPPFLTATQAYESWAYANNVNLIASGANFNTAGSTGTGVFNGRNGAVFSFMTGENTRSLFPVRVPKIHDIPKTNHQQFYTADTVSGRLHGKFLEDISMFSDTLEQYTTMQINPMQYNDQIGQIICNGDFCCDFSVTLAVIPDRDITHHYRFAVFDGIRTFQGYADAHISTCGIISCRNESLASCGLPMNENSNYIEFNEITISGKFVANGTLVMPNSLDDMLHSLDTDHYQFYSTVDYSTNQQNVQLMLSSTVANLQTFAIYAFNHKNFEFFNPIDPPPEEATTDDPQDRLSTIGDEEEDGGSSRVRISGTLLILLLVSAVFQL
- the LOC129764377 gene encoding vanin-like protein 1 isoform X2, which encodes MTARYLYRSLASSDGARIHPVDILVFPELTLNTLSDPVYVPDPQDSIVPCRTDSPEMLSRLSCLAADAGKYIVINLSEIFDCELSPSEDPRPCGPHGFHRYNTNVVFDRNGAVIARYRKFNLFGEAGTNTTHLPEIVTFETDFGVTFGVLTCFDLLFAQPALELVKRDVKDFVLPSMWISEPPFLTATQAYESWAYANNVNLIASGANFNTAGSTGTGVFNGRNGAVFSFMTGENTRSLFPVRVPKIHDIPKTNHQQFYTADTVSGRLHGKFLEDISMFSDTLEQYTTMQINPMQYNDQIGQIICNGDFCCDFSVTLAVIPDRDITHHYRFAVFDGIRTFQGYADAHISTCGIISCRNESLASCGLPMNENSNYIEFNEITISGKFVANGTLVMPNSLDDMLHSLDTDHYQFYSTVDYSTNQQNVQLMLSSTVANLQTFAIYAFNHKNFEFFNPIDPPPEEATTDDPQDRLSTIGDEEEDGGSSRVRISGTLLILLLVSAVFQL